From the genome of Phoenix dactylifera cultivar Barhee BC4 chromosome 5, palm_55x_up_171113_PBpolish2nd_filt_p, whole genome shotgun sequence:
TTACTAGAATTGAAGCATTTGAGGTCTCTGGATCTCAGCATGAATGATTTCAATGGAACTAACATCCCAGAATTCATTGGTTCGCTCCCAAAACTAAAGTATCTTAATCTTTCGAATGCGAATTTTGGCGGTCCTATTCCTCATCAGCTTGGCAATCTCTCTAGCCTTCGCTACCTTGACCTTGGCTCGAACGACATTCCTCCCACTCGTGGGCTTCAGGATCATGATCTTGGATGGGTTTCCAACCTTTCTTCTTTGCGATATCTCGACATGAGTGTTGCAAACCTCACAAAAGCGGGTAATTGGTTTTATGCAATGAACAAGATTCCATCTCTGTCAGCGCTACGGTTATCATCCTGTGAGATAGAATACATTCCTCGATCTGTCCCATACCTGAATCTTACATCTCTTGCTATTCTTGATCTCTCTAGGAACAACTTGAATTGCACATTACCCAAATGGTTGCAAAACatgaccaacctcaaccttCTGGACTTCAGTGAACAGAATTCTCTTCATGGTCCGATTCCTGATGTTTTTGGGAGCATGACTTCTCTGTCTGTCCTTAACCTCAACTTGAATCAACTTGAGGGTGAGATACCACAAACCATGGGAAATCTCTGCAGCTTGGAGGGTTTGGATCTATCATGGAACAACATTACTGGACAGATGACCCAACTAGTGGTAGGGTTGTCTCGATGCTTTTCCAATTCATCACCCCAGATAAGTTCACTTAATCTTGCCCACAACTCGCTCTCCGGTCCCATTCCTTTGACAATAGAGAAGCTATCATCTTTGGAATTTCTGTATCTGCAGTCTAACCAGTTAATTGGGACTGTTCCAGAGGGTATAGGGCGGTTCTCGAAGCTTATTGTTTTAGATGTATCCTCCAATTCCTTGACCGGCGTTGTTTCTGAAGCTCATTTCGCCAACCTTGGTGTACTGAAGGAACTGTACATGTCTCTGAATAACTTGTCTCTTAAGGTGAACTCCAATTGGGTTCCTCCGTTTGagcttaattttatttatttgccaTCCTGTCAACTGGGTCCACTTTTTCCCTCATGGCTTCAGACACAGAAGGGCTTCTCAAAACTAGATTTATCCAAAGCTGGTATATCAGATACAATGCCACACTGGTTTTGGAGCTTGACCACGGAGATCATGTACTTGAATCTCTCTCAGAACCAAATCAAGGGTAGCCTACCATTGTCCTTGGAAAGTATAAGCATTTCTCTTGTGGATTTGAGTTCGAACTGTTTTGAAGGCCCTCTGCCTCGTTTTGGTCGTGATACACTAGTGTTGCATCTCTACGACAACTCATTTGAGGGGCCCCTTCCTGCAGACATTGGAGAAGCAATGCCTGTGTTGAGAAATTTATTGGTTTCTAATAACCTCATCAATGGTAGCATTCCTCAGTCCATCTGTACAATGGAAAATTTGGAGGTTCTTGGGCTCGCCGATAATCTTTTGTCAGGAAGACTCCCTCATTGCTGGAGCGATTCACAAATTCTCATGGTAGTGGATTTGGGAAATAATAACATATCTGGAATTATTCCTGGGACAATGGGTTCCTTACTTTCCCTAGCATCGCTGCACTTGAACAACAACAGTCTCTCAGGTGAACTCCCTTCGTCTCTGAAAAATTGCACAAGTTTGGTTGCACTCGATCTAGGCGAGAACCAAATATCTGGAAATATACCATCTTGGATTGGAAGCAGCCTACCAAACTTGGTGATCCTTCGCCTGCGGTCAAATAAGTTTACTGGGGGCATCCCTCCTGAGCTATCCTATCTTAGTTCTCTTCAAGTGCTGGACATTGCACAAAATAGTCTTTCAGGAATCATCCCGAGATCTTTCGGCAATCTCACTGCTATGACCAAAATACAGGAGAAGGGATTTATTTTATATGAAAATTGGGGCAGCTACCTGGACAATGTGTTGGTCTACATGAAAGGAAGAGAGCTCGAATACAGCAAGACACTAGGACTGGTCACGAGTGTGGACCTATCAAGCAATAAATTGCATGGGAAGATCCCGGAAGAACTAACGAGTCTCTTCGGTTTGCTTGCTCTCAACCTCTCTGAAAATGCGCTGACAGGAGAGAT
Proteins encoded in this window:
- the LOC103710322 gene encoding receptor-like protein EIX2, whose translation is MSGSLFLSVVLFLGYLCTATSAVSLLGCVKFERLALLKLKQSLKDPMNELASWKGINCCSWGGVGCHNRSGHVFRLTLDSMSLGGEINPSLLELKHLRSLDLSMNDFNGTNIPEFIGSLPKLKYLNLSNANFGGPIPHQLGNLSSLRYLDLGSNDIPPTRGLQDHDLGWVSNLSSLRYLDMSVANLTKAGNWFYAMNKIPSLSALRLSSCEIEYIPRSVPYLNLTSLAILDLSRNNLNCTLPKWLQNMTNLNLLDFSEQNSLHGPIPDVFGSMTSLSVLNLNLNQLEGEIPQTMGNLCSLEGLDLSWNNITGQMTQLVVGLSRCFSNSSPQISSLNLAHNSLSGPIPLTIEKLSSLEFLYLQSNQLIGTVPEGIGRFSKLIVLDVSSNSLTGVVSEAHFANLGVLKELYMSLNNLSLKVNSNWVPPFELNFIYLPSCQLGPLFPSWLQTQKGFSKLDLSKAGISDTMPHWFWSLTTEIMYLNLSQNQIKGSLPLSLESISISLVDLSSNCFEGPLPRFGRDTLVLHLYDNSFEGPLPADIGEAMPVLRNLLVSNNLINGSIPQSICTMENLEVLGLADNLLSGRLPHCWSDSQILMVVDLGNNNISGIIPGTMGSLLSLASLHLNNNSLSGELPSSLKNCTSLVALDLGENQISGNIPSWIGSSLPNLVILRLRSNKFTGGIPPELSYLSSLQVLDIAQNSLSGIIPRSFGNLTAMTKIQEKGFILYENWGSYLDNVLVYMKGRELEYSKTLGLVTSVDLSSNKLHGKIPEELTSLFGLLALNLSENALTGEIPKKIGNLRWLESLDLSRNNLSGEIPSSMSSLTSLSRLNLSYNNLKGRIPSGFQLQTLNDPSIYIGNQDLCGPPLTDGCPSDGESPPSRNSSITGEEDGSEFLWYYSGFSPGFAVAILGVFSVLFFMPSWRYALFILVDDIVDWFYVTTTVTMAKLR